A genome region from Schistocerca nitens isolate TAMUIC-IGC-003100 chromosome 4, iqSchNite1.1, whole genome shotgun sequence includes the following:
- the LOC126253561 gene encoding longitudinals lacking protein-like produces the protein METPVMNDLWLPETLMTSSSVSGVYSDVFDYNSKRYRCTQCSKTYMWKTTLARHVKYECGKPPQFQCPFCQKRSHRKSNIEQHIRCHHRM, from the coding sequence TGATGAATGACTTGTGGCTGCCTGAGACATTAATGACAAGCAGCTCTGTGTCTGGAGTTTACTCTGATGTATTCGACTACAACTCAAAGAGGTACAGGTGCACACAATGTAGTAAAACTTACATGTGGAAGACTACTTTGGCAAGACATGTAAAATATGAATGTGGCAAACCTCCACAGTTTCAGTGTCCTTTTTGCCAGAAAAGAAGTCATAGGAAGAGCAATATTGAACAGCACATCCGGTGTCACCACAGAATGTAA